From Bacteroidota bacterium, the proteins below share one genomic window:
- a CDS encoding ZIP family metal transporter — MSSFEFLLLFASILASGSLIFLIKRIPPNALKLLLSFSGAYLFALSLLHLLPEVYSNGGAGIGIFILGGFFLQLLLEIFSEGIEHGHIHVHKHDHKHAFPLGVILGLCIHSFLEGMPLIQHFTDANTQRSLLAGIILHHIPVALALTSMLLASHISKPATFFYLLLFASMAPLGAGASLLLSEYTTGDLSLFFDRAMAVVIGIFLHISTTILFESYEEHRFNLYKLGIMLLGAAIALMS, encoded by the coding sequence ATGTCATCCTTCGAATTCCTACTGCTCTTTGCCTCCATCCTGGCCAGTGGAAGCCTGATCTTCCTGATCAAGAGGATTCCTCCGAACGCACTCAAACTACTGCTGTCGTTCAGTGGCGCCTACCTGTTCGCCCTCAGCCTGCTCCACCTCCTGCCGGAGGTTTACAGTAACGGCGGCGCCGGCATCGGCATCTTCATCCTTGGCGGTTTCTTTCTCCAACTCTTACTGGAGATCTTCTCGGAAGGGATCGAGCACGGTCACATCCACGTCCACAAACACGATCACAAGCACGCGTTCCCGTTAGGCGTCATCCTCGGATTGTGCATTCACTCGTTCTTGGAAGGCATGCCCCTGATCCAGCATTTCACCGATGCCAACACCCAGCGCTCCCTGCTGGCCGGTATCATCCTGCATCATATCCCGGTAGCCCTGGCACTGACCAGCATGCTGCTCGCATCCCACATCAGCAAGCCGGCCACGTTCTTCTACCTGTTGCTGTTCGCTTCCATGGCGCCGCTGGGCGCGGGTGCCAGTTTGTTACTGAGCGAATACACCACTGGGGATCTTTCGCTGTTCTTCGACCGGGCGATGGCGGTGGTGATCGGTATCTTTTTGCATATCTCTACGACGATCCTTTTCGAGTCCTACGAGGAACATCGGTTTAACCTCTACAAGCTGGGCATCATGCTCCTGGGCGCCGCGATTGCCCTGATGAGCTGA
- a CDS encoding class I SAM-dependent methyltransferase yields the protein MKPWYETWFDSPYYHILYHHRDGTEAAAFLDRLIGQLPMRSGARVLDVACGKGRHSIHLNKRGFDVCGFDLSKASIAHNRQFENDRLHFFVHDMREVFRVNYFDYVLNLFSSFGYFESERENYNAFRANAVACKPGGSIIVDFFNAKKVCAAGGNTVEQEIDGITFTSRKYFTEHHVRKEVRFFAGGDERTFTEQVRLFNRDDFHRFAQKAGLLVLQEYGDYQLNPFDEARSDRYILVAGKPA from the coding sequence ATGAAACCCTGGTACGAAACCTGGTTCGATTCACCCTACTATCACATCCTGTATCATCACCGTGATGGTACGGAAGCGGCCGCGTTCCTGGACCGCTTGATCGGACAACTGCCGATGCGATCAGGGGCCCGGGTGCTCGACGTAGCCTGTGGAAAAGGCCGGCATTCCATCCACCTGAACAAACGAGGATTTGATGTATGCGGCTTCGACCTTTCCAAAGCCAGCATCGCGCACAATCGCCAATTCGAAAACGATCGTTTGCACTTCTTCGTGCACGACATGCGCGAAGTCTTTCGGGTGAACTATTTCGATTACGTGTTGAACCTGTTCAGCAGTTTCGGATACTTCGAAAGCGAACGGGAGAACTACAACGCCTTCCGGGCGAACGCGGTCGCCTGTAAACCCGGCGGCAGCATTATCGTGGATTTCTTCAATGCCAAAAAAGTCTGCGCCGCCGGTGGGAACACCGTTGAGCAGGAAATCGACGGCATCACCTTCACCAGCAGGAAGTACTTTACGGAGCACCATGTGCGGAAGGAAGTGCGTTTCTTCGCAGGCGGAGATGAACGGACGTTTACCGAGCAGGTGCGGCTTTTCAATCGGGACGACTTTCACCGCTTCGCGCAAAAGGCCGGCTTGCTGGTCCTGCAGGAATACGGAGATTATCAGTTGAATCCCTTCGACGAAGCGAGGTCCGACCGTTACATCCTGGTGGCCGGCAAGCCTGCCTGA
- the corA gene encoding magnesium/cobalt transporter CorA has product MKRPSSKKRHRARRARHAPPGTPPGNILVEEGALKPRITGFFYTPDFFDERPFNSLSEATAAIQSYPDRVAWIDVQGFGSRAFMEELATAFGIHRLQIEDVVNQYQRPKADEYDQHLFLISRIFREMETGLCNDQLSIFLGKNMVLSIQDRYDNVLDPVRDRIRHGKGFVRKYGADYLAYALMDVALDNLYPILEHVGDRLDELQDELLLRPTREALNRILQIKRELIEIRRSIWSERDKVNDILRSAFPQVQEATKIFFRDTYDHSIQILDLVESYREVTASLVDVYHSSVSQRMNQVMKVLTIISTIFIPLTFIVGLYGMNFTDVHPVTGKVMPLNMPELYMPYGYVTVLLVMVVIVILQLIFFYRKGWLSKE; this is encoded by the coding sequence ATGAAGCGCCCCAGCAGTAAGAAGCGTCACCGCGCCCGTCGCGCGCGACACGCACCGCCCGGTACCCCGCCCGGCAACATCCTGGTAGAGGAAGGCGCGCTCAAGCCCCGGATCACGGGCTTTTTCTATACCCCCGACTTTTTCGACGAACGACCCTTCAACAGTTTGTCCGAAGCTACCGCCGCGATCCAGTCCTATCCGGACCGGGTCGCCTGGATCGATGTGCAGGGTTTTGGCAGCCGTGCCTTCATGGAAGAGCTCGCCACCGCATTCGGTATCCACCGCCTGCAGATAGAAGATGTCGTCAATCAGTACCAGCGGCCCAAGGCCGACGAATATGATCAGCACCTGTTCCTGATCTCCCGCATCTTTCGCGAAATGGAGACGGGTTTGTGCAACGATCAACTGAGTATTTTCCTGGGCAAGAACATGGTGTTGTCGATCCAGGACCGGTACGACAATGTGCTCGATCCGGTGCGCGACCGGATCCGGCATGGAAAAGGGTTCGTGCGCAAGTATGGTGCCGATTACCTGGCCTATGCGCTCATGGATGTCGCGCTGGACAACTTGTATCCGATCCTGGAACACGTAGGCGACCGCCTCGACGAGCTGCAGGATGAATTGCTGCTGCGGCCTACGCGCGAGGCGCTGAACCGTATCCTCCAGATCAAGCGCGAGCTCATCGAGATCCGGCGTAGCATCTGGAGTGAGCGGGATAAGGTGAACGACATCCTTCGGTCGGCTTTCCCGCAAGTGCAGGAAGCCACGAAGATCTTTTTCCGTGACACCTACGACCACAGTATCCAGATCCTCGATCTGGTCGAGAGTTACCGGGAAGTCACGGCATCGCTGGTGGATGTTTATCATTCGTCGGTGAGCCAACGCATGAACCAGGTGATGAAAGTCCTGACCATCATCTCCACGATCTTCATCCCGTTGACCTTCATAGTCGGCCTTTACGGGATGAACTTCACGGACGTGCATCCGGTTACCGGCAAGGTCATGCCGCTCAACATGCCGGAATTGTACATGCCGTACGGTTACGTTACGGTGTTGCTGGTCATGGTCGTGATCGTGATCCTGCAACTCATTTTCTTTTATCGCAAAGGATGGCTATCGAAAGAATGA
- the pfkA gene encoding 6-phosphofructokinase: MKKIAVMTTGGDCPGLNAGIRAVVRSAIHHGLEVTGILRGYEGMIQNQFIPLPSHAVSNIIQRGGTILKTARSEQFMTVEGRAKAYENLRTNGVDGLILLGGDGSIRGIQQFLQEHDLPVVAVPKTIDNDIYGTDYAIGYDTALNTVVQAIDKIRDTADSHDRIFFVEVMGRDAGMIAVLSGIGSGAEAIAIPETRTRIEQIVQVLQRGWHRKKTSMIVIVAEGDDAGGAYKIADAVRQRFDSFDTRVSVLGHMQRGGSPTCFDRVLASRLGVAAVDALVQGRRDIMVGVIDNKIAETPFETVVARRKEFPYDLMRVAEILSL, translated from the coding sequence ATGAAGAAGATCGCCGTCATGACCACCGGTGGCGACTGTCCCGGACTCAATGCCGGAATCCGCGCCGTCGTCCGCTCAGCCATTCATCACGGACTGGAGGTAACCGGCATCCTGCGCGGGTACGAAGGGATGATCCAAAACCAGTTCATCCCGCTTCCGTCGCATGCCGTGAGTAACATCATCCAGCGTGGCGGTACGATCCTGAAGACGGCGCGTTCCGAACAATTCATGACCGTTGAAGGACGGGCGAAGGCGTATGAGAACCTGCGGACCAACGGAGTCGATGGATTGATCCTCCTCGGTGGCGATGGCTCCATTCGCGGCATTCAACAGTTTTTGCAGGAACACGATCTTCCCGTCGTCGCCGTACCGAAGACGATCGATAACGACATCTACGGAACCGATTACGCGATCGGTTACGATACGGCATTGAACACCGTCGTGCAGGCGATCGACAAGATCCGCGACACGGCCGATTCGCACGACCGGATTTTCTTCGTGGAAGTGATGGGACGTGATGCCGGCATGATCGCCGTGCTCAGCGGCATCGGCTCCGGGGCGGAAGCGATTGCCATTCCGGAAACGCGTACACGCATCGAACAGATCGTCCAGGTCCTGCAACGCGGCTGGCATCGTAAGAAGACATCCATGATCGTGATCGTTGCCGAAGGCGATGATGCCGGCGGAGCATACAAGATCGCGGACGCCGTGCGACAGCGTTTCGATTCCTTCGATACGCGCGTCAGCGTATTGGGACATATGCAACGGGGCGGAAGTCCGACCTGCTTCGACCGGGTGCTCGCCAGCCGGTTGGGAGTAGCCGCGGTCGACGCGCTGGTGCAGGGCCGACGCGACATCATGGTCGGTGTAATCGACAATAAGATCGCGGAAACTCCCTTTGAAACGGTCGTTGCGCGCCGCAAAGAATTCCCCTACGACCTCATGCGGGTCGCGGAGATCCTGTCACTCTGA
- a CDS encoding WbqC family protein, with protein MLLPTAYFPPISWLKKGLSGNAILIEAKEHYSKQTWRNRCRVYGGNGPIELVIPVDHTNRWRIPIDELKTSTATDWKCLHWKSIRSAYGKAPYFEYYAETIEACFRKDSPEHLLDFNEACLRSVLKLLKADNPIERTESFTPYTDNDPRLVWSEIDAETGWTFPSYYQSFADRHGFLPNLSSLDLLFHLGPDSREYLEKITRA; from the coding sequence ATGCTGCTCCCCACCGCTTACTTCCCTCCCATTTCCTGGCTGAAGAAAGGCTTGTCCGGAAACGCGATTCTGATCGAAGCGAAAGAGCATTATTCCAAACAGACCTGGCGCAACCGTTGCAGGGTCTATGGCGGCAACGGGCCGATCGAGTTGGTGATCCCGGTGGACCATACCAACCGCTGGAGGATCCCGATCGACGAACTGAAAACTTCCACCGCCACCGATTGGAAATGCTTGCACTGGAAGAGTATCCGTTCGGCTTACGGCAAGGCGCCTTACTTCGAGTATTATGCAGAGACGATCGAAGCCTGCTTTCGAAAAGACTCACCCGAACACCTGTTGGATTTCAATGAAGCCTGTCTGCGTAGCGTCCTGAAACTGTTGAAAGCGGATAACCCGATCGAACGCACGGAATCGTTCACGCCATACACGGACAACGACCCGCGATTAGTATGGTCGGAGATTGATGCGGAGACCGGATGGACGTTTCCTTCCTACTACCAGTCGTTCGCCGACCGTCACGGCTTTTTGCCTAACCTTAGTTCGCTGGACCTGCTTTTTCATCTCGGCCCGGATAGCCGGGAATACCTGGAGAAAATCACCCGCGCTTAA
- a CDS encoding PKD domain-containing protein, which produces MKFTNYSLQRSGPWLTGLLLMFFLGMGSIARAQVPCYTGFAYTTSGSPYQLSFYDSSYDANGDRPVSWQWSFGDGTASTAQNPSHLYNSNGTYVVCLTATFATGCWTTTCDSIYVGQTLACNASYTFTVSPAGVYDFQNTSIGSGGLTYSWDFGDGTTSTVANPSHTFPAPGTYTVCLSIADGAGCSDTYCTAITINGTGSCQASFTTSTSGNTATFTGNPSPAGAICTWDFGDGSFGTSIGNASLSHTYNANGAYTVCMTVTDSMQACTDTYCDSLYVNGGGAITCSAAFQGAWVAGTMLVNFTDYSVSNDSIVSWAWDFGDGATSNQNNPSHAYATPGNYQICLTITTASGCSSTFCDRVTVGGGGTGCTASFTANVSPSGAVVFTNTSSPLNVLCTWDFGNGGTATSYGSNPVTWQYNANGVYLVCLTITDSMCTDTYCDSIVVGGALGCTANFQYIPDSAGTTVSFYDGSSGGATSWQWSFGDGTASTSQNPVHTYAVTGTYTVCLTITTASGCTDTWCSSVDAQSRCMPQFFAYPDSTMPGTPTMVYQIYSPCGLPSAIFWDFGDGTTDSSGTLNPTHTYATQGWFNVCACVVIGTDTFCDCDSVYAFRLGTGIAEGPVRNGSLQNAPNPFGQATDIQYTLDRQADVTLEVMDLTGRRVELLDSGSRQPGEHRLRFDAAALAPGLYILHLDADGQSVSRKVAIQR; this is translated from the coding sequence ATGAAGTTTACCAATTACTCCTTGCAACGCAGCGGTCCCTGGCTGACCGGCTTGTTGCTGATGTTCTTCCTGGGTATGGGCAGTATTGCCCGTGCACAGGTGCCGTGTTATACCGGTTTCGCTTATACGACCTCCGGTTCTCCTTATCAGCTATCGTTCTACGATTCTTCCTACGACGCCAACGGTGACCGTCCGGTCTCCTGGCAGTGGAGCTTCGGCGACGGTACTGCTTCTACCGCGCAGAATCCTTCGCACCTTTACAACTCCAACGGCACGTATGTGGTCTGCCTGACTGCCACGTTTGCTACTGGTTGCTGGACGACCACCTGCGATTCCATTTACGTAGGACAGACGCTTGCCTGCAACGCTTCGTACACCTTCACGGTCAGCCCGGCGGGTGTGTACGACTTCCAGAACACCAGTATCGGCTCCGGCGGGTTGACGTATTCCTGGGACTTCGGGGATGGCACCACCTCGACAGTGGCCAACCCGTCGCATACGTTCCCGGCTCCGGGTACGTATACCGTTTGCCTGAGTATTGCCGATGGCGCGGGTTGCAGCGATACCTACTGCACAGCCATCACCATCAACGGCACCGGTTCCTGCCAGGCATCGTTCACCACTTCGACCAGCGGCAACACCGCGACCTTCACCGGCAACCCTTCTCCGGCGGGCGCGATCTGTACCTGGGATTTTGGTGATGGTTCCTTTGGCACCTCCATCGGTAATGCGAGCCTCTCGCATACCTACAATGCCAACGGCGCCTATACGGTCTGCATGACGGTGACGGATTCCATGCAAGCCTGCACCGACACCTATTGCGATTCCCTTTACGTGAACGGCGGCGGCGCCATCACCTGTTCTGCGGCCTTCCAGGGCGCGTGGGTGGCAGGAACGATGCTGGTGAATTTCACCGACTACTCCGTCTCCAACGATTCAATCGTGAGCTGGGCCTGGGATTTCGGCGACGGCGCTACGAGTAACCAGAACAACCCTTCGCATGCCTATGCTACGCCGGGCAACTACCAGATCTGCCTGACCATCACCACAGCTTCCGGTTGTTCCTCCACGTTCTGTGACCGTGTTACCGTCGGTGGCGGTGGTACGGGTTGTACAGCCAGCTTCACGGCCAATGTGAGTCCTTCGGGTGCTGTGGTGTTCACCAACACTTCTTCTCCGCTGAACGTGCTTTGCACCTGGGATTTCGGTAACGGCGGTACCGCCACTTCGTACGGCAGCAATCCTGTTACCTGGCAGTACAACGCCAACGGTGTGTATCTGGTTTGTCTGACCATCACCGACTCCATGTGCACCGACACGTACTGCGACAGCATCGTAGTCGGCGGCGCGCTCGGTTGCACGGCGAACTTCCAGTACATTCCGGATAGCGCCGGCACCACCGTTAGCTTCTACGACGGCTCTTCCGGCGGCGCAACGTCCTGGCAGTGGTCGTTCGGCGACGGTACGGCTTCGACCAGCCAGAACCCGGTTCATACCTATGCGGTCACCGGCACCTACACGGTTTGTCTGACCATCACCACCGCTTCGGGTTGCACCGATACCTGGTGTAGCAGCGTCGACGCGCAGAGCCGTTGCATGCCGCAGTTCTTCGCCTATCCGGACTCGACCATGCCGGGCACGCCGACCATGGTGTACCAGATCTACTCACCCTGCGGATTGCCTTCGGCCATCTTCTGGGACTTCGGCGACGGCACCACGGATTCTTCCGGCACCCTGAACCCGACGCATACCTATGCAACCCAGGGCTGGTTCAACGTCTGCGCCTGCGTGGTGATCGGTACCGATACGTTCTGTGATTGCGACAGCGTGTACGCCTTCCGTCTTGGTACGGGCATCGCTGAAGGTCCGGTCCGCAACGGTTCGCTCCAGAATGCTCCGAACCCCTTCGGACAGGCCACCGATATCCAGTACACCCTCGACCGCCAGGCCGATGTGACCCTGGAAGTCATGGACCTGACCGGTCGTCGCGTAGAACTGCTCGACAGCGGTTCCCGTCAGCCGGGTGAGCACCGCCTGCGCTTCGACGCCGCCGCGCTCGCACCGGGTCTCTACATTCTCCACCTCGACGCCGACGGTCAGTCCGTATCGCGCAAAGTGGCGATCCAGCGATGA
- a CDS encoding T9SS type A sorting domain-containing protein → MPLHYRLLLALSFLSAAAPAQTSTYFPFPNDSAYWCSEYCGNMGNGLIEATDVLNGTTQINGQQYSRLQHFQRSCNGGGFCVCAQIVQVDTATYYLRQDIPNKKIWLYDFATNRDTIFLDFDLQVGDTIDARNAYWARDLFPVDPIQVIRIDSLPIAGQYRKRINYLYFGYTNYMVEGIGPAHGLFFPPNSGIDYASALDLFVIQNQPYFPVFATDTTGLGQFCVDFTTGIPTTEQLELFLVYPNPSAGEITIRLDQRITDACFELFSAQGSLVHRASISGPNPSPIRLQHLNAGIYLARLTEGDRSLVRKVVVR, encoded by the coding sequence TTGCCCCTCCACTACCGCCTCCTCCTTGCACTCTCGTTTCTTTCCGCTGCCGCCCCTGCGCAAACCTCCACCTACTTTCCTTTTCCGAACGACAGCGCTTACTGGTGCTCGGAATATTGCGGGAATATGGGCAATGGCTTGATTGAAGCGACGGATGTTCTGAATGGGACTACCCAGATCAACGGTCAACAATACAGTCGGCTGCAACACTTCCAGCGGTCGTGCAACGGCGGGGGCTTTTGCGTTTGCGCCCAGATCGTTCAGGTCGATACGGCCACGTATTATCTCCGGCAGGATATTCCGAACAAGAAAATCTGGCTCTACGACTTCGCGACCAACCGGGACACCATCTTTCTCGACTTCGACTTACAAGTCGGTGACACGATCGATGCCCGGAACGCATACTGGGCAAGGGACCTTTTCCCGGTGGATCCCATCCAGGTCATCCGCATCGACTCCCTGCCGATCGCCGGCCAATACCGTAAGAGGATCAACTACCTCTATTTCGGCTACACCAACTACATGGTCGAAGGCATCGGTCCGGCACACGGCCTGTTTTTTCCGCCCAACTCCGGCATTGACTATGCATCAGCACTCGATCTGTTCGTCATACAGAATCAGCCCTACTTCCCGGTCTTCGCGACCGACACCACCGGTCTGGGACAATTTTGCGTCGACTTCACCACGGGCATTCCCACCACCGAACAGCTGGAGCTTTTTCTGGTGTACCCCAATCCCTCGGCAGGAGAAATCACCATCCGGCTCGACCAGCGCATCACCGATGCCTGCTTCGAACTATTCTCGGCCCAGGGATCCCTGGTCCATCGCGCAAGCATCTCCGGTCCAAACCCATCCCCGATCCGCCTCCAACACCTCAACGCCGGCATCTACCTCGCAAGACTCACCGAAGGCGACCGCAGTTTGGTGAGGAAGGTGGTGGTGAGGTAG
- a CDS encoding DUF805 domain-containing protein, whose translation MEWYFKVLNQFADFSGRARRKEYWMFALFNVLFTVAALILDKFMDIGFNGSYIGWIYILYSLAIFIPSLAVTVRRLHDVGKSGWMYLIILIPIIGAIWLLVLMATDGQPGTNSWGPNPKEQSE comes from the coding sequence ATGGAATGGTATTTTAAAGTCCTCAACCAATTCGCTGACTTCAGCGGGAGAGCAAGAAGGAAAGAATACTGGATGTTTGCTTTGTTCAATGTGCTGTTTACGGTAGCAGCCTTGATCCTGGACAAGTTTATGGACATAGGCTTTAACGGCTCTTACATTGGCTGGATCTACATTTTGTATAGTCTTGCCATCTTCATTCCGTCATTGGCAGTTACGGTACGACGTTTACACGATGTCGGTAAGAGCGGATGGATGTATCTGATTATCCTGATTCCGATCATCGGCGCTATTTGGCTACTGGTACTAATGGCCACAGACGGACAACCCGGTACCAACTCATGGGGCCCCAACCCCAAAGAACAAAGCGAATAG
- a CDS encoding PorT family protein, producing the protein MKRLTTILASIISLTAIGQDTLKTKGATEFKRMMFGVNSSPDYCYRTLKNNGGNAMASTVFDIRNSSEEYKIGYTAGLNACYNFSERFGIELGVQYSNKGYTYKMSDLSFGDLIGSGNGIVYSTPTGQVPVEAKYRYNFIYLDVPARAIFYLGTKKVRFVASVGVATNILLKATLTSVSEYEDGNTKRETYDQEYDFKSLNVSPTISAGLDYSINNKLNLRAEPTFRYGLIEIIDAPITAYLWNAGMNITCYYALK; encoded by the coding sequence ATGAAACGACTGACTACCATTCTTGCATCCATCATCTCGCTCACTGCTATCGGGCAAGACACTTTGAAAACGAAGGGGGCAACGGAATTCAAGCGAATGATGTTCGGCGTAAATAGCTCACCTGACTATTGTTATCGAACATTGAAAAACAATGGTGGAAATGCTATGGCTTCAACAGTATTTGACATACGCAATAGCAGCGAAGAATACAAGATCGGTTACACAGCCGGCCTAAACGCTTGTTATAACTTTTCGGAGAGATTCGGAATTGAATTAGGAGTACAATATTCAAATAAAGGTTACACGTATAAAATGTCCGACTTGTCTTTTGGAGATCTGATAGGTTCGGGTAATGGCATTGTTTATTCCACTCCCACCGGGCAAGTGCCGGTCGAAGCAAAATACCGCTATAATTTCATCTATCTGGACGTGCCTGCTCGAGCCATTTTTTATTTGGGAACTAAGAAGGTTCGCTTTGTTGCAAGCGTTGGCGTGGCAACCAATATCCTGCTCAAAGCTACGCTGACAAGCGTTTCAGAATATGAGGATGGAAATACCAAACGCGAAACCTATGACCAGGAATACGATTTCAAATCCTTGAATGTATCACCTACAATAAGTGCCGGTTTGGATTACAGCATAAACAACAAACTCAACCTGAGAGCAGAACCTACGTTCCGCTATGGCTTAATCGAAATCATTGACGCACCGATTACAGCCTACCTGTGGAACGCAGGGATGAACATCACTTGCTATTACGCGCTAAAATAA
- a CDS encoding T9SS type A sorting domain-containing protein encodes MRNFLFILILLLQNIFLFSQPSIEWQKCLGGTGYDEPSFLNPAKDMFQQTADHGYIIAGTSNSNDGDVTGFHGGSGPDYWVIKTDSLGNIEWQKCLGGTSSEWATAIQQTNDGGYIVAGITGSNNGDVSGNHGYSDYWLIKLDSAGNIQWKKCYGGGYGTVSGYDNPYSIRQTLEGGYIIAGRSNSGNGDVTGLHVASWYYSDYWIVKLDTSGNIQWQKCLGGYLDEEAHSIALSNDSGFVIAGEARSYDGDVTGNHDTTGNTYDYWVVKLNSSGNILWQKCYGGSENDIPSSISNTSDGGFIIAGQTSSNDGDVIGYNAQFEEGWIIKIDSIGNLQWQKCLGGQASTAVQTSDGGFLIAGNVAPNDSDQTLYPNIEYFWLVKLDSAHNFQWHSCDGYKNGGYCNTAIQTYDGKYAFLGNVYNNGGDVTGAHGGKDIWLVKLSDLNIIKSKQREICSLCNGFITINATGGTPPYSFLWSTGETTDSISNLCHGTYSVTVTDAMGLIGACSENIMNDTVRVYGTQTPASCWSCPDGTATLHPTGGSGLYHYSWQGFSDTTATLTGLPNGSVYGCVTDSFGCAACYSIEVMSPVGLDEISDKRNFIYISPNPTSDKIYIESSEEFGQINSVQVYNSIGELVIFVENSITIDFASMKSGIYFIIATNMKGHKLKAIAMKMK; translated from the coding sequence ATGCGAAATTTTTTATTCATTTTAATTTTATTGTTGCAAAACATTTTTTTGTTTTCACAGCCATCAATTGAATGGCAAAAATGCTTGGGAGGAACTGGATATGATGAGCCATCATTCCTAAACCCTGCGAAGGATATGTTTCAACAAACAGCTGACCACGGATATATAATTGCGGGAACATCAAATTCTAATGATGGAGATGTAACGGGTTTTCATGGAGGAAGTGGTCCTGATTATTGGGTTATCAAAACAGATAGTTTGGGAAATATAGAATGGCAAAAATGTTTAGGTGGCACTTCCAGTGAATGGGCTACAGCAATTCAACAAACAAATGATGGAGGCTATATTGTGGCAGGTATTACAGGGTCTAATAATGGAGATGTTTCTGGCAATCATGGCTATTCAGATTATTGGTTGATAAAGTTAGATAGTGCGGGTAATATTCAATGGAAGAAATGTTATGGAGGAGGTTATGGTACTGTTTCAGGTTATGATAACCCCTATTCAATCAGGCAAACTTTGGAGGGTGGCTATATTATAGCAGGGAGAAGCAATTCTGGAAACGGAGATGTTACAGGACTTCATGTTGCAAGTTGGTATTATAGCGATTACTGGATTGTAAAATTGGACACATCAGGAAATATCCAATGGCAAAAATGTTTAGGTGGCTATCTTGATGAAGAAGCGCATTCAATTGCATTAAGTAATGATAGCGGTTTTGTAATTGCAGGAGAGGCTCGTTCCTACGATGGCGATGTTACAGGGAATCATGATACCACCGGAAATACATATGATTACTGGGTTGTGAAACTTAACTCATCAGGGAACATTTTATGGCAGAAATGTTATGGAGGTTCAGAGAATGATATACCATCTTCTATTAGTAACACATCCGATGGTGGTTTTATAATTGCAGGTCAAACATCCTCAAATGATGGTGATGTTATAGGCTACAATGCTCAATTTGAGGAAGGTTGGATTATTAAGATTGACAGCATCGGGAATCTACAATGGCAAAAGTGCCTGGGAGGACAAGCATCTACGGCTGTACAAACATCAGATGGAGGATTTCTAATTGCGGGAAATGTAGCCCCCAATGACAGTGACCAGACTTTGTATCCAAATATTGAATATTTCTGGTTGGTTAAACTTGATAGTGCCCACAATTTTCAGTGGCACTCATGTGATGGATATAAAAACGGAGGATATTGTAATACGGCTATTCAAACCTATGATGGCAAATATGCATTTCTCGGAAATGTTTACAATAATGGCGGAGACGTTACTGGTGCACATGGAGGGAAAGACATTTGGTTAGTCAAATTATCTGACCTAAACATTATAAAGAGCAAACAGCGAGAAATTTGTTCATTATGCAATGGTTTTATAACCATCAATGCGACCGGCGGTACTCCTCCTTATTCTTTTTTATGGAGCACCGGAGAAACAACAGACTCAATTTCAAATTTATGCCATGGAACTTATTCTGTCACTGTAACAGATGCTATGGGGCTGATTGGAGCATGCTCTGAAAACATTATGAATGACACAGTGAGGGTTTACGGCACTCAAACACCTGCATCGTGCTGGTCCTGTCCAGATGGCACAGCGACCTTACACCCTACCGGTGGCAGCGGTTTATACCATTATTCATGGCAAGGTTTTTCAGATACAACCGCAACACTTACCGGATTGCCGAATGGTTCTGTTTATGGTTGTGTGACGGACAGCTTTGGCTGCGCTGCATGTTATTCAATTGAAGTCATGAGTCCGGTTGGTCTAGATGAAATATCAGACAAAAGGAACTTTATCTATATCTCTCCTAATCCAACTTCAGATAAAATTTATATTGAATCCTCTGAAGAATTCGGCCAAATTAATTCAGTACAAGTCTACAATTCGATAGGAGAGCTAGTTATTTTCGTAGAGAACTCAATAACAATTGATTTTGCGTCAATGAAATCAGGAATATACTTCATCATTGCTACAAACATGAAAGGCCACAAATTGAAAGCAATCGCTATGAAAATGAAGTAG